One Vicugna pacos chromosome 33, VicPac4, whole genome shotgun sequence genomic region harbors:
- the SCN2B gene encoding sodium channel regulatory subunit beta-2 isoform X2, whose protein sequence is MEVTVPTILNVLNGSDARLPCTFNSCYTVNHKQFSLNWTYQECNNCSEEMFLQFRMKIINLKLERFRDRVEFSGNPSKYDVSVTLRNVQLEDEGTYNCYIMNPPDRHRGHGKIYLKVLMEEPPERDSTVAVIVGASVGGFLAVVILVLMVVKCVRRKKEQKLSTDDLKTEEEGKTDGEGNADDGTK, encoded by the exons ATGGAAGTCACAGTACCTACCATCCTCAACGTCCTCAATGGCTCTGATGCCCGCCTGCCCTGCACCTTCAACTCCTGCTACACAGTGAACCACAAACAGTTCTCCCTGAACTGGACTTACCAGGAGTGTAATAACTGCTCTGAGGAGATG TTTCTCCAGTTCCGCATGAAGATCATTAACCTGAAGCTGGAGCGTTTCCGAGACCGCGTAGAGTTCTCAGGGAACCCCAGCAAGTATGACGTGTCAGTCACACTGAGAAACGTGCAGCTGGAGGATGAGGGCACCTACAACTGCTACATCATGAACCCGCCCGATCGCCACCGCGGCCACGGCAAGATCTATCTGAAGGTCCTCATGGAAG AGCCCCCTGAGCGGGATTCCACGGTGGCAGTGATCGTGGGTGCCTCCGTCGGGGGCTTTCTGGCCGTGGTCATCTTGGTGCTGATGGTAGTAAAGTGTGTGAGGAGGAAAAAAGAGCAGAAACTGAGCACGGATGACCTGAAGACGGAGGAGGAGGGCAAGACGGATGGAGAGGGCAACGCGGACGATGGCACCAAGTaa